The Daucus carota subsp. sativus chromosome 7, DH1 v3.0, whole genome shotgun sequence genome window below encodes:
- the LOC108192493 gene encoding uncharacterized protein LOC108192493 isoform X2, whose protein sequence is MSKPVQARNKNRGLRKRRTRLNLLKSGGSRGNKMGSLGFKKILTSAYRLRMDIYLKAKIKRDMGCILVIVLEARHANVLARVNQEPYKFFSRDINSNSSAATLIQILQRGHRTEAIFCFHRSVGKDLPCPVSPPSIWDIQRRHGVNENRVPGDVNNENIENVDPNSHTACAGSNGRKSCHMPNSSSMSNSFLPLNDVPQSTESNDPNTGPVSSGPSGTTTVGCSHDFLTPSQRRLHGVDLSKVSTPTPSFQDRLGTQSPTGITQKGFIGSSQASG, encoded by the exons ATGTCAAAACCAGTCCAAGCTAGAAACAAAAATAGAGGGCTAAggaaaagaagaacaagattgaATCTGTTAAAAAGTGGAGGAAGCAGAGGCAACAAAATGGGTTCCCTGGGGTTTAAAAAGATTTTGACATCGGCTTATCGTTTGAGGATGGATATATATTTGAAAGCTAAAATAAAAAGAGACATGGGGTGCATCCTGGTGATCGTTCTAGAGGCAAGGCACGCCAATGTGCTGGCAAGGGTAAACCAGGAGCCATACAAATTCTTCAGCAGGGACATTAATTCAAATTCTTCTGCAGCGACATTAATTCAAATTCTTCAGCGGGGACATCGAACTGAAGCCATCTTCTGTTTTCATCGGAGT GTAGGAAAAGATCTGCCGTGTCCTGTTTCGCCGCCTTCTATCTGGGATA TCCAGAGGAGACATGGTGTTAACGAAAATCGAGTGCCTGGTGATGTAAACAATGAGAACATCGAAAATGTCGATCCCAATTCACATACTGCATGTGCGGGAAGTAATG GACGAAAGAGTTGTCACATGCCGAACTCCTCTTCTATGTCTAATAGTTTTCTGCCTCTAAATGATGTTCCTCAATCGACTGAAAGCAATGATCCAAATACGGGACCGGTTTCAAGCGGACCTTCAG GCACTACCACTGTTGGTTGTAGTCATGATTTTTTGACGCCATCACAGAGACGGCTACATGGCGTTGATCTATCTAAAGTATCAACTCCAACACCAA GTTTTCAAGACAGGCTCGGGACTCAAAGTCCAACTGGAATTACACAGAAGGGATTCATAGGTTCAAGCCAGGCATCAG GTTGA
- the LOC108192493 gene encoding uncharacterized protein LOC108192493 isoform X1, with the protein MSKPVQARNKNRGLRKRRTRLNLLKSGGSRGNKMGSLGFKKILTSAYRLRMDIYLKAKIKRDMGCILVIVLEARHANVLARVNQEPYKFFSRDINSNSSAATLIQILQRGHRTEAIFCFHRSVGKDLPCPVSPPSIWDIQRRHGVNENRVPGDVNNENIENVDPNSHTACAGSNGRKSCHMPNSSSMSNSFLPLNDVPQSTESNDPNTGPVSSGPSGTTTVGCSHDFLTPSQRRLHGVDLSKVSTPTPNITGFQDRLGTQSPTGITQKGFIGSSQASG; encoded by the exons ATGTCAAAACCAGTCCAAGCTAGAAACAAAAATAGAGGGCTAAggaaaagaagaacaagattgaATCTGTTAAAAAGTGGAGGAAGCAGAGGCAACAAAATGGGTTCCCTGGGGTTTAAAAAGATTTTGACATCGGCTTATCGTTTGAGGATGGATATATATTTGAAAGCTAAAATAAAAAGAGACATGGGGTGCATCCTGGTGATCGTTCTAGAGGCAAGGCACGCCAATGTGCTGGCAAGGGTAAACCAGGAGCCATACAAATTCTTCAGCAGGGACATTAATTCAAATTCTTCTGCAGCGACATTAATTCAAATTCTTCAGCGGGGACATCGAACTGAAGCCATCTTCTGTTTTCATCGGAGT GTAGGAAAAGATCTGCCGTGTCCTGTTTCGCCGCCTTCTATCTGGGATA TCCAGAGGAGACATGGTGTTAACGAAAATCGAGTGCCTGGTGATGTAAACAATGAGAACATCGAAAATGTCGATCCCAATTCACATACTGCATGTGCGGGAAGTAATG GACGAAAGAGTTGTCACATGCCGAACTCCTCTTCTATGTCTAATAGTTTTCTGCCTCTAAATGATGTTCCTCAATCGACTGAAAGCAATGATCCAAATACGGGACCGGTTTCAAGCGGACCTTCAG GCACTACCACTGTTGGTTGTAGTCATGATTTTTTGACGCCATCACAGAGACGGCTACATGGCGTTGATCTATCTAAAGTATCAACTCCAACACCAA ACATAACAGGTTTTCAAGACAGGCTCGGGACTCAAAGTCCAACTGGAATTACACAGAAGGGATTCATAGGTTCAAGCCAGGCATCAG GTTGA